From the Clavibacter phaseoli genome, one window contains:
- a CDS encoding bifunctional riboflavin kinase/FAD synthetase produces the protein MLVVHDPAEVPGGFGPSAVTIGKFDGVHAGHRAVIRRLLGIAADEGLASAVVTFDRHPAALLAPAARPQSLVSNRQKIELLAELGVDATLMLPFDERLQRLSPEEFVRTVLVDALRARVVLVGEDFRFGAQGAGDAATLTRLGESHGFRTVVVGDVMPDGSRKVSSTWIRDLMDRGDVEAAAELLGRAPAVRGLVVHGEKRGRELGFPTANLSPEAEGLIPADGVYAGWLRDGDRTYPSAISVGTNPTFAGVRPRVVEAFVLDETLDLYDYEVEVVFVSRIRGMVAYEGREPLIAQMTDDVVRTRAVLGS, from the coding sequence GTGCTCGTCGTCCACGACCCGGCCGAGGTGCCGGGCGGCTTCGGGCCGAGCGCCGTCACCATCGGCAAGTTCGACGGCGTCCACGCGGGCCACCGCGCGGTGATCCGGCGCCTCCTCGGCATCGCGGCCGACGAGGGCCTCGCGTCCGCCGTGGTCACCTTCGACCGCCACCCCGCCGCGCTGCTCGCTCCGGCCGCGCGGCCGCAGAGCCTCGTGAGCAACCGGCAGAAGATCGAGCTGCTCGCCGAGCTCGGCGTCGACGCGACCCTCATGCTCCCGTTCGACGAGCGCCTCCAGCGGCTGAGCCCGGAGGAGTTCGTCCGCACGGTGCTGGTCGACGCCCTCCGCGCCCGCGTCGTGCTCGTGGGCGAGGACTTCCGCTTCGGCGCGCAGGGCGCGGGCGACGCCGCCACGCTCACGCGCCTCGGCGAGAGCCACGGCTTCCGCACGGTCGTCGTCGGCGACGTCATGCCCGACGGCAGCCGCAAGGTCTCGTCCACCTGGATCCGCGACCTCATGGACCGCGGCGACGTCGAGGCCGCCGCCGAGCTGCTCGGCCGCGCCCCCGCCGTCCGCGGCCTCGTCGTGCACGGCGAGAAGCGCGGCCGCGAGCTCGGCTTCCCCACCGCGAACCTGTCGCCCGAGGCCGAGGGCCTCATCCCCGCCGACGGCGTCTACGCGGGCTGGCTCCGCGACGGCGACCGCACCTACCCGTCGGCCATCTCGGTCGGCACCAACCCGACGTTCGCGGGCGTCCGGCCGCGCGTCGTCGAGGCGTTCGTGCTCGACGAGACGCTCGACCTCTACGACTACGAGGTGGAGGTCGTGTTCGTCTCCCGGATCCGCGGCATGGTCGCCTACGAGGGCCGCGAGCCGCTCATCGCGCAGATGACCGACGACGTGGTCCGCACCCGGGCCGTGCTCGGCTCCTAG
- a CDS encoding maleylpyruvate isomerase family mycothiol-dependent enzyme — translation MSEISRHLPLSQRPSEPEAKVTGVWSAEIADVLDRTADLLASLDADGWEAASMCEGWSVRDVAGHIVWRVGASNAAMVRTAVGSLRRRPHLNPMHVMDDLSADEAARSPEELVARIRAIAADKRAGKGRKRLPELLEVVVHGFDIAHALKADLELDHRSTGAVAVARAAIAPAQVRGVLRARTLRASDAGWSVGHGPAIEATASTLIMYLFGRTPRPEGDAAASPEDGTAAGA, via the coding sequence ATGAGCGAGATCTCCCGGCACCTGCCCCTCAGCCAGCGCCCGTCCGAGCCCGAGGCGAAGGTCACCGGCGTCTGGAGCGCGGAGATCGCCGACGTGCTCGACCGCACCGCCGACCTCCTCGCGTCCCTCGACGCCGACGGCTGGGAGGCGGCCAGCATGTGCGAGGGCTGGTCCGTGCGCGACGTCGCCGGCCACATCGTCTGGCGGGTCGGCGCGAGCAACGCCGCCATGGTGCGCACGGCCGTGGGATCCCTGCGACGCCGTCCGCACCTCAACCCCATGCACGTGATGGACGACCTCAGCGCCGACGAGGCCGCCCGCTCCCCCGAGGAGCTGGTCGCCCGGATCCGCGCCATCGCCGCCGACAAGCGCGCCGGGAAGGGGCGCAAGCGCCTGCCGGAGCTGCTCGAGGTCGTCGTGCACGGGTTCGACATCGCGCACGCGCTGAAGGCCGACCTCGAGCTCGACCACCGGTCGACGGGTGCCGTCGCCGTCGCGCGCGCCGCGATCGCGCCCGCGCAGGTCCGCGGGGTGCTGCGGGCACGCACGCTGCGCGCGTCCGACGCCGGCTGGAGCGTGGGTCACGGCCCGGCGATCGAGGCGACCGCGTCGACGCTGATCATGTACCTCTTCGGCCGCACGCCCCGGCCCGAGGGCGACGCGGCGGCATCGCCGGAGGACGGGACCGCTGCCGGCGCCTAG